From a region of the Microterricola gilva genome:
- a CDS encoding PP2C family protein-serine/threonine phosphatase, with protein MARVSDSAAVSHVGRIRSNNQDSGLAGSGLFVVADGMGGHAGGDVASAIAITRMAEADQDYSTPQEAEFALQAALVAANALLAETVFEHTELTGMGTTVSALAVLGDEVAIAHIGDSRIYLYRDGDVSQITIDHTFVQRLVDSGRITEEEAAVHPRRSVLMRVLGDVDSAPEIDTSILATRPGDRWLLCSDGLSGVVSLDQIRAEFAMGGRAHDLAQRLVKDSLDAGAPDNVTVVIVDIGETAPLRTDPLIVGSAASPLSFAAPEPPRVRSMRLPPFRLHPVRESHFEPDSQDYLDELIEEDRRRVARRRAVWLASIIALVAAIVIACVVAYQWTQTRYFVGSESGTVAIYRGVQQNLGPIALSEVYKKTDIAIADLKPYDQKIVEATISAGSLSEAREIVTRLEASRVPD; from the coding sequence ATGGCGAGGGTCTCTGACAGCGCGGCGGTCTCACACGTCGGACGCATCCGTTCGAACAACCAGGACTCCGGCCTCGCCGGCAGCGGGCTGTTCGTCGTCGCCGACGGCATGGGCGGCCACGCGGGCGGAGACGTGGCATCCGCGATCGCGATCACGCGCATGGCCGAGGCTGATCAGGACTACTCGACCCCTCAGGAGGCCGAGTTCGCGCTGCAGGCGGCCCTCGTCGCCGCCAACGCCCTGCTGGCTGAGACGGTCTTCGAGCACACCGAACTGACCGGCATGGGCACGACGGTCAGCGCGCTGGCCGTGCTCGGCGACGAGGTGGCGATCGCCCACATCGGTGACTCCCGCATCTATCTCTACCGTGACGGCGACGTCTCGCAGATCACGATCGACCACACCTTCGTCCAGCGCCTCGTCGACAGCGGCCGCATCACGGAGGAGGAGGCGGCGGTGCACCCCCGTCGCAGCGTGCTCATGCGCGTGCTCGGCGACGTCGACTCTGCGCCGGAGATCGACACCTCCATCCTGGCCACGCGCCCCGGCGACCGGTGGCTGCTCTGCTCGGACGGCCTGAGCGGCGTCGTCTCGCTCGATCAGATCCGCGCCGAGTTCGCGATGGGCGGCCGTGCCCACGATCTCGCCCAGCGCCTGGTCAAGGACAGCCTGGATGCCGGAGCACCGGACAACGTCACCGTCGTCATCGTCGACATCGGTGAGACCGCGCCGCTCCGCACCGACCCGCTCATCGTCGGATCGGCCGCGTCGCCGCTCAGCTTCGCCGCCCCGGAACCGCCGCGAGTCCGCTCGATGCGCCTGCCGCCGTTCCGCCTGCACCCCGTGCGCGAGAGCCACTTCGAGCCGGACTCCCAGGATTACCTCGACGAACTCATCGAAGAGGACCGCCGCCGCGTCGCCCGCCGCCGGGCCGTCTGGCTCGCCTCCATCATCGCGCTGGTCGCCGCCATCGTGATCGCCTGCGTCGTCGCGTACCAGTGGACCCAGACCCGCTACTTCGTCGGCAGTGAGAGCGGCACCGTCGCCATCTACCGCGGCGTGCAACAGAACCTCGGCCCGATCGCCCTGAGCGAGGTCTACAAGAAGACCGACATCGCCATTGCCGATCTCAAGCCATATGACCAGAAGATCGTCGAAGCCACGATCAGCGCCGGTTCGCTGAGCGAGGCCAGAGAGATCGTCACCCGACTGGAGGCCAGTCGTGTCCCGGACTAA
- a CDS encoding FtsW/RodA/SpoVE family cell cycle protein, which yields MSRTNARTADAAGRQTRSSTNTGSVRRIRIPQKLRNLELVLLIFACSINAIAIVLVQLGELGTLDTTLVVLGAGLSLLVFGMHVAMRFIARDADPFILPIATVLNGLGIAMIYRVDLLLGDTGWDSAAVRQIVWSAMAIIAALAVIIVIRNHRVLFRYTYVAGFVAVILLLLPLVPGLGHEVNGARVWIGIGDFATFQPGEIAKIALAVFFAGYLVRNRDSLSMVGSKFLGMRMPRMRDLGPLIVVWALSMSVIVFQRDLGTALLYFGLFLVMLYVATGRLSWVLLGLSLFFGGALIASQTLDYVNGRFNNWLDAFNPAVYEAAGGSYQLVQGLFGLANGGLLGTGLGQGRPDLTPVPQSDYIIASLGEELGLAGIFAILSLYMLFIARGFRIGFAGQDDFGKLLGVGLAFVVALQVFIVIGGVTRVIPLTGLTTPFLAAGGSSLVANWIIAALLLRLSDSVRNQPRLVVNE from the coding sequence GTGTCCCGGACTAACGCACGCACGGCGGATGCCGCCGGGCGCCAGACGCGCAGCTCCACCAACACGGGCAGCGTCCGTCGCATCCGCATTCCGCAGAAGCTCCGCAACCTCGAGCTCGTTCTGCTGATCTTCGCCTGCTCGATCAACGCCATCGCCATCGTGCTCGTGCAGCTCGGCGAACTCGGCACCCTCGACACGACGCTCGTCGTGCTCGGCGCCGGGCTCTCGCTGCTCGTCTTCGGCATGCACGTGGCGATGCGCTTCATCGCCCGCGACGCCGACCCGTTCATCCTGCCGATCGCCACCGTGCTCAACGGCCTCGGTATCGCCATGATCTACCGCGTCGACCTGCTGCTCGGCGACACGGGCTGGGACAGCGCGGCCGTGCGCCAGATCGTGTGGAGCGCGATGGCGATCATCGCCGCACTGGCGGTCATCATCGTCATCCGCAACCACCGCGTGCTCTTCCGCTACACCTACGTGGCCGGCTTCGTGGCCGTCATCCTGTTGCTGCTCCCACTCGTCCCCGGCCTCGGCCATGAGGTCAACGGTGCCCGCGTCTGGATCGGCATCGGCGACTTCGCCACCTTCCAGCCCGGTGAGATCGCCAAGATCGCGCTGGCCGTGTTCTTCGCCGGCTACCTGGTGCGCAATCGCGACAGCCTCTCGATGGTCGGCAGCAAGTTCCTCGGCATGCGGATGCCGCGCATGCGCGATCTCGGGCCGCTGATCGTGGTCTGGGCCCTCTCGATGTCTGTCATCGTCTTCCAGCGCGATCTCGGCACCGCCTTGCTCTACTTCGGTCTGTTCCTCGTCATGCTCTACGTCGCCACCGGGCGACTCAGCTGGGTGCTGCTCGGCCTCAGCCTGTTCTTCGGCGGCGCGCTCATCGCGAGCCAGACGCTCGACTACGTGAACGGGCGCTTCAACAACTGGCTCGACGCCTTCAACCCGGCCGTCTACGAGGCGGCGGGCGGCAGCTACCAGCTCGTGCAGGGCCTCTTCGGCCTCGCCAACGGCGGCCTGCTCGGCACCGGGCTCGGCCAGGGCCGCCCTGACCTCACCCCCGTCCCACAGAGCGACTACATCATCGCCAGCCTCGGTGAGGAGCTCGGCCTTGCCGGCATCTTCGCGATCCTCTCGCTCTACATGCTCTTCATCGCACGCGGATTCCGTATCGGGTTCGCCGGGCAGGACGACTTCGGCAAGCTCCTCGGCGTCGGCCTGGCCTTCGTCGTCGCCCTGCAGGTGTTCATCGTCATCGGCGGCGTCACCCGCGTCATCCCGCTCACCGGCCTGACAACCCCGTTCCTGGCCGCCGGCGGCTCATCGCTTGTTGCCAACTGGATCATCGCCGCGCTCCTGCTCAGACTCTCCGACTCGGTGCGCAATCAACCGCGTCTGGTGGTGAACGAATGA
- a CDS encoding peptidoglycan D,D-transpeptidase FtsI family protein, which yields MNRELKRVSIVVFAMFLALFTSTTIIQVVQADNLRNDARNTRTLYDSYEVERGPILAGGAPIAESVPSDDNYLFQRVYSNGALYAPVTGFFPVNGEPTALEGKLNSYLSGTANAQFLDSLERLFTGQGRKGASVSVTIDPVAQQAAWDALGDYTGSVVVTQPKTGRVIAMVSKPSYDPNTLAVHDSEIVDQNYEALLADPGDPLINRAIGGDMNPPGSVFKLVVVAAALESGQYTPESEFPNPPTFQLPGTDTIIRNSGGDDCGGGETVTIATALRLSCNVPMAELGLALGDDAIREQAEKFGFNDEFQIPLDVEASVYPRVLDDAQTAMTAYGQYEVRATPLQMAMVSAAIANGGMVMNPNMVEAITAPNLSPLETFEPSEYQRAISQETAATMTEMMVNGVENGAASNARIDGVSVAGKTGTAENDGDAPYTLWFTGFAPADDPEYAITVLIEDGGGMGQTGYGNLLAAPVAQQVLEAVLNK from the coding sequence ATGAACCGCGAACTCAAGCGCGTGAGCATCGTCGTCTTCGCGATGTTCCTGGCCCTGTTCACCTCGACGACGATCATCCAAGTCGTCCAGGCCGACAATCTCCGCAACGACGCGCGCAACACCCGCACGCTCTACGACAGCTACGAGGTCGAGCGCGGCCCGATCCTCGCCGGCGGTGCGCCGATCGCCGAATCGGTGCCGAGCGACGACAACTACCTGTTCCAGCGGGTCTACAGCAACGGAGCGCTCTACGCACCCGTCACGGGCTTCTTCCCCGTCAACGGCGAGCCGACCGCGCTCGAGGGCAAGCTGAACAGCTACCTCAGCGGCACCGCGAACGCCCAGTTCCTCGACTCGCTCGAACGCCTTTTCACCGGCCAGGGCCGCAAGGGTGCATCCGTCTCGGTCACGATCGACCCCGTCGCGCAGCAGGCCGCGTGGGACGCACTCGGCGACTACACGGGATCCGTGGTCGTGACGCAGCCGAAGACCGGCCGCGTCATCGCGATGGTCTCCAAGCCGAGTTACGATCCCAACACGCTCGCCGTGCACGACAGTGAGATCGTCGACCAGAACTACGAGGCCCTGCTGGCCGACCCGGGCGACCCTCTCATCAACCGCGCCATCGGCGGCGACATGAACCCTCCCGGTTCCGTCTTCAAGCTCGTGGTCGTCGCGGCTGCGCTCGAATCCGGCCAGTACACGCCGGAGAGTGAGTTCCCCAACCCGCCGACGTTCCAGCTGCCTGGCACCGACACGATCATCCGCAACAGCGGCGGAGACGACTGTGGAGGCGGCGAGACCGTGACCATCGCGACGGCACTCCGTCTCAGCTGCAATGTGCCGATGGCCGAGCTCGGTCTCGCACTCGGCGATGACGCCATCCGCGAGCAGGCGGAGAAGTTCGGCTTCAACGACGAGTTCCAGATCCCCCTGGATGTCGAGGCCAGCGTCTACCCGCGCGTGCTCGACGATGCCCAGACCGCGATGACCGCGTACGGCCAGTACGAGGTGCGGGCGACTCCGCTGCAGATGGCGATGGTCTCCGCGGCGATCGCCAATGGTGGCATGGTCATGAACCCGAACATGGTCGAGGCGATCACGGCCCCGAACCTCAGCCCGCTCGAAACGTTCGAGCCGAGCGAGTATCAGCGCGCGATCAGCCAAGAAACCGCGGCGACGATGACCGAAATGATGGTCAACGGAGTCGAAAACGGCGCCGCGAGTAATGCAAGAATAGACGGGGTCAGTGTTGCCGGTAAGACGGGTACGGCAGAGAACGACGGAGATGCTCCGTACACACTCTGGTTTACCGGATTTGCCCCCGCAGACGACCCAGAATATGCAATCACCGTCCTCATTGAGGATGGCGGGGGAATGGGCCAAACGGGGTACGGCAATCTACTTGCCGCACCGGTCGCACAACAGGTACTAGAGGCGGTGCTGAATAAATGA
- a CDS encoding protein kinase domain-containing protein produces the protein MRPTTGLTFGGRYELLSRIAIGGMGEVWQATDLVIGRQVAIKILKDEYLGDPGFLERFRAEARHAALVNHEGIANVFDYGEEEGSAYLVMELVPGEALSTILERDHVLSSDKVLDIVAQTASALHAAHAAGLVHRDIKPGNLLITPDGRVKITDFGIARIADQVPLTATGQVMGTVQYLSPEQASGHPASPTTDIYSLGIVAYEALAGRRPFTGESQVAIAMAQINEAPPELPVTISEPVRNLVFACIAKNPADRPASAAHLARAATALRRGDVQAAAASVPAVLGGAGADTAATMLFPAQGAPTVATTVLPATEGIAGSMTRADTVAAEKKKRSPWTWPLIALIALLAIVLIGAVFALTNQGSPSPDKTTKPPATSSTPTPTPTPTTPPAPTTAAIVEADFIGLTADEARAKLSDLGMTADVQEGNAATNSSDAGKVYAVNPTGKNVALGTTITVTVWAAPAQLSAPSSAPSLAGGSEPFAPGSDVKVTWPAQSCPAGQTLSGYKIAVSGEGAAISVEDTSANGSRSAVITAGSAPFSVTFQYFCGEFASPSSPALDVDVQEPQPTTGPDAGGPAAGQ, from the coding sequence ATGAGGCCAACAACAGGGCTCACCTTCGGGGGACGATACGAACTCCTTTCGCGAATTGCGATCGGCGGAATGGGCGAGGTGTGGCAAGCCACAGACCTCGTCATCGGTCGTCAGGTCGCCATCAAGATTTTGAAGGACGAGTACCTCGGTGACCCGGGCTTCCTGGAGCGCTTCCGCGCCGAGGCCCGCCACGCCGCGCTCGTCAACCACGAGGGCATCGCCAACGTCTTCGACTACGGCGAGGAGGAGGGCAGCGCCTACCTCGTGATGGAGCTTGTGCCAGGCGAGGCACTCTCCACGATTCTCGAGCGTGACCACGTGCTCTCCAGCGACAAGGTGCTCGACATCGTCGCCCAGACAGCGTCGGCACTCCACGCCGCGCACGCTGCCGGCCTCGTCCACCGCGACATCAAGCCGGGCAACCTGCTGATCACGCCGGACGGCCGCGTCAAGATCACCGACTTCGGCATCGCCCGCATCGCAGACCAGGTGCCGTTGACCGCCACCGGCCAGGTGATGGGAACCGTGCAGTACCTCTCGCCGGAGCAGGCATCCGGTCACCCGGCCTCGCCGACCACCGACATCTACTCGCTCGGCATCGTCGCCTACGAGGCCCTCGCCGGCCGGCGCCCGTTCACGGGCGAGTCCCAGGTCGCAATCGCGATGGCACAGATCAACGAAGCACCGCCAGAGCTGCCCGTCACGATCTCCGAGCCCGTGCGCAACCTGGTCTTCGCCTGCATCGCCAAGAACCCGGCAGACCGCCCGGCGTCTGCGGCGCACCTCGCCCGGGCCGCCACGGCGCTCCGCCGCGGCGATGTGCAGGCCGCTGCGGCCTCCGTACCGGCCGTCCTCGGCGGAGCGGGTGCAGATACCGCCGCGACGATGCTCTTCCCTGCCCAGGGCGCTCCCACCGTCGCGACGACGGTGCTGCCTGCCACCGAGGGCATCGCAGGCTCGATGACGCGCGCAGACACGGTCGCGGCAGAGAAGAAGAAGCGCAGCCCGTGGACGTGGCCGTTGATCGCTCTCATCGCCCTGCTCGCGATCGTGCTGATCGGTGCCGTGTTCGCCCTGACGAATCAGGGTTCCCCGTCGCCGGACAAGACCACCAAGCCGCCGGCCACCTCGAGCACCCCGACGCCCACGCCGACTCCGACCACACCGCCGGCTCCGACGACGGCCGCGATCGTCGAGGCCGACTTCATCGGCCTCACCGCCGATGAGGCGCGCGCCAAGCTCAGCGACCTCGGCATGACCGCCGATGTTCAGGAGGGCAACGCCGCGACCAACAGCAGCGATGCTGGCAAGGTGTACGCCGTCAACCCGACCGGCAAGAATGTCGCGCTCGGCACGACGATCACCGTCACCGTCTGGGCGGCTCCGGCGCAGTTGAGCGCCCCGAGTTCCGCTCCGTCACTGGCGGGCGGCAGCGAGCCGTTCGCACCCGGAAGCGACGTCAAGGTCACCTGGCCGGCACAGAGCTGCCCGGCCGGGCAGACCCTGAGCGGCTACAAGATCGCCGTCTCCGGCGAGGGTGCGGCCATCAGCGTCGAGGACACCAGCGCCAACGGTTCGCGCTCGGCGGTCATCACCGCCGGAAGCGCACCGTTCTCGGTCACCTTCCAGTACTTCTGCGGTGAGTTCGCCTCCCCCAGCTCGCCGGCGCTTGACGTCGACGTGCAGGAGCCACAACCGACCACCGGGCCCGATGCGGGAGGTCCTGCTGCCGGCCAGTAG
- the pknB gene encoding Stk1 family PASTA domain-containing Ser/Thr kinase — protein MSEEGRLIAGRYQVGDLIGRGGMSDVHRGTDSRLGRTVAIKLLKPSLASDPAFRTRFRQEAQAAARMAHPTIVRVFDAGEETITDANGHESQLPFIVMEYVDGTLLKDLIKQGPLSSAEAVRILDGVLTALEYSHRAGVVHRDIKPGNIMITRNGQVKVMDFGIARAISDSSTTVAQTTAILGTASYFSPEQAKGEIVDARTDLYSTGVVLFEMLTSRPPFRGDTPVAIAYQHVSETAPKPSSFNPQVSPALDVVVARAMTKDREQRYQSAAEFRADLDLAGAGQVPIHRAPDSSATSLFSQDPHSISGSELALKQLSEDTNMVRTQRRPPALWIWAGVLSVIVIVITVMIWVLNLNTETELPPTSREVPVLTGLSFAEAQEALAGLELQSVEAREASSTVPVDQVIRTMPAAGGIVSPETMITVYVSSGKVVIPIPDVANLSIADAEAKLGEAGFVLGLTTKQNSPTIAADVVLETDPAGGASAHEGDTVNLTVSSGLVTLPDLTSQTLSAATSILAGPDLQLTAEPVPDPACAAQPGDPITHQSLVGDVPQRSTVQLSYCSGD, from the coding sequence GTGTCTGAGGAAGGTCGCCTGATCGCTGGGCGCTACCAGGTTGGCGACCTCATCGGCCGCGGCGGCATGTCCGACGTGCACCGCGGAACGGATTCCCGCCTCGGGCGCACGGTGGCCATCAAGCTGCTTAAGCCGTCGCTCGCCAGCGACCCGGCGTTCCGCACGCGCTTCCGTCAGGAGGCGCAGGCCGCCGCGCGCATGGCCCACCCGACGATCGTGCGCGTGTTCGACGCCGGCGAGGAGACGATCACCGACGCGAACGGCCACGAGTCGCAGCTGCCGTTCATCGTGATGGAGTACGTCGACGGCACGCTGCTGAAGGATCTGATCAAGCAGGGGCCGCTCTCGTCGGCCGAGGCCGTTCGCATCCTCGACGGCGTCCTCACCGCGCTCGAGTACTCGCACCGTGCCGGTGTCGTTCACCGCGACATCAAGCCGGGCAACATCATGATCACCCGCAACGGCCAGGTGAAGGTGATGGACTTCGGCATCGCCAGGGCCATCTCCGATTCCTCGACGACGGTTGCTCAGACGACCGCGATCCTGGGCACCGCCTCCTACTTCTCTCCAGAGCAGGCCAAGGGCGAGATCGTTGATGCGCGCACCGATCTGTACTCGACCGGTGTCGTGCTGTTCGAGATGTTGACGTCTCGGCCGCCGTTCCGCGGCGACACGCCGGTGGCGATCGCCTACCAGCACGTGTCTGAGACCGCACCCAAGCCCAGCAGCTTCAACCCCCAGGTGTCGCCGGCGCTCGACGTCGTCGTGGCCAGGGCGATGACGAAGGACCGCGAGCAGCGCTACCAGAGCGCCGCCGAGTTCCGCGCGGACCTCGACCTGGCCGGCGCAGGTCAGGTTCCCATTCACCGGGCACCCGATTCCTCCGCGACCTCGCTCTTCAGCCAGGACCCGCACAGCATCTCCGGTTCCGAACTGGCGCTCAAGCAACTCTCCGAAGACACCAACATGGTGCGCACGCAGCGCCGCCCACCTGCGCTGTGGATCTGGGCCGGCGTGCTGAGCGTGATCGTGATCGTGATCACGGTCATGATCTGGGTGCTCAACCTGAACACGGAAACCGAGCTGCCACCGACCTCACGCGAGGTTCCCGTACTCACCGGGCTGAGTTTTGCCGAGGCCCAGGAAGCCCTGGCCGGGCTCGAACTGCAGTCCGTGGAGGCGCGGGAGGCCAGCTCGACGGTTCCCGTCGATCAGGTGATCCGCACCATGCCGGCCGCTGGAGGCATTGTCAGTCCAGAGACCATGATCACCGTGTACGTCTCGTCTGGCAAGGTTGTGATTCCCATTCCGGATGTCGCCAACCTCAGCATCGCGGATGCCGAGGCGAAGCTGGGCGAAGCCGGCTTCGTCCTCGGGCTCACGACGAAGCAGAATTCGCCGACGATTGCGGCCGACGTCGTACTCGAGACAGACCCGGCCGGCGGGGCATCCGCCCACGAGGGTGACACCGTGAATCTCACCGTGTCCAGCGGCCTCGTGACTCTGCCTGATCTCACGAGCCAGACACTCAGCGCGGCGACCTCGATCCTCGCCGGGCCCGATCTGCAACTCACAGCCGAACCCGTGCCCGACCCAGCCTGCGCGGCACAGCCGGGCGATCCGATCACGCACCAGTCGTTGGTCGGCGACGTGCCGCAGCGCTCAACGGTGCAGCTCAGCTACTGCTCGGGCGACTGA
- a CDS encoding anthranilate synthase component II yields the protein MTRILVIDNYDSFVYTLNGYLQELGAETVVVRNDDYSAADAAARAAEFDAVLVSPGPGKPADAGVSIATVRAAFAAGQPLLGVCLGHQAIAEAFGATVTNAEELMHGKTSLVSHDDSDFYAGVPQPFTATRYHSLAVVESTVPEELVVTSRTQGGVIMGLRHATAPLYGVQFHPESVLTEGGYRMLGNWLESAGLAGAADRAVGLNPLVRLS from the coding sequence ATGACTCGCATACTCGTCATCGATAACTACGACAGCTTTGTCTACACCCTGAACGGGTATCTGCAGGAGCTCGGCGCAGAGACCGTCGTCGTGCGCAACGACGACTACTCCGCCGCGGATGCCGCTGCGCGTGCCGCCGAGTTCGACGCCGTGCTGGTGTCGCCAGGCCCCGGCAAGCCCGCCGACGCCGGCGTCTCGATCGCGACGGTGCGCGCCGCATTCGCCGCAGGACAGCCGCTGCTCGGCGTCTGCCTCGGGCACCAGGCCATCGCCGAGGCATTCGGGGCGACCGTGACGAACGCCGAGGAGCTCATGCACGGCAAGACCTCACTCGTCAGCCACGACGACAGCGACTTCTACGCAGGCGTACCGCAGCCGTTCACGGCCACCAGGTACCACTCGCTCGCCGTCGTCGAGTCCACGGTTCCCGAGGAGCTCGTCGTGACCTCACGCACGCAGGGCGGCGTGATCATGGGTCTCCGCCACGCGACGGCGCCGCTGTATGGAGTGCAGTTCCACCCGGAATCCGTTCTCACGGAGGGCGGTTACCGTATGCTCGGCAACTGGCTCGAGAGCGCCGGCCTGGCCGGCGCCGCGGACCGGGCCGTCGGGCTCAACCCGCTGGTACGCCTGAGCTGA
- a CDS encoding class E sortase, translated as MTEAHVATPTRRRRARRRVSVVGVLGELLITAGVLVLLFLAWQLWWNDAVMANQQTSSAASQSQEWIGQAEAPVTPQEPADPATPIDYGEPPVAAPPEHGEILGVLYVPRYGPEYARNIAVGTTFDVLNSMYLGVGRYENTQMPGEVGNMALAAHRSAWGGGMHLINELQLGDGIYVQTPDGYYTYRFRNLEYVQPSAGDVLAPVPRQEGVAPAERLITLTSCNPLLSTDERIIAYGVFESWQPLSAGPPAEIAAQVAAQAQEG; from the coding sequence ATGACCGAGGCCCACGTTGCGACCCCGACGAGGCGGCGTCGCGCCAGGCGACGCGTCAGCGTCGTTGGTGTCCTCGGTGAGTTACTGATCACCGCCGGCGTGCTCGTGCTGCTCTTCCTCGCCTGGCAGCTGTGGTGGAACGACGCCGTGATGGCCAATCAACAGACGAGTTCCGCGGCATCCCAGAGCCAGGAATGGATTGGGCAAGCCGAAGCACCCGTCACCCCGCAGGAGCCGGCGGACCCGGCGACGCCGATCGACTACGGTGAGCCACCCGTGGCCGCCCCTCCCGAACACGGCGAGATTCTCGGCGTGCTCTATGTTCCGCGCTATGGGCCGGAGTATGCGCGCAACATCGCGGTGGGCACGACCTTTGATGTCCTGAACAGCATGTATCTCGGCGTCGGACGCTACGAGAACACCCAGATGCCCGGCGAGGTCGGAAACATGGCGTTGGCGGCGCACCGCAGTGCGTGGGGCGGGGGCATGCACCTGATCAACGAGCTCCAGCTCGGCGACGGGATCTACGTGCAGACGCCGGACGGCTACTACACATACCGATTCCGCAATCTTGAGTATGTGCAGCCGAGTGCTGGTGACGTTCTCGCGCCCGTTCCACGCCAGGAGGGCGTCGCGCCCGCTGAGCGGCTCATCACATTGACCAGTTGCAATCCGCTGCTCTCCACCGACGAGCGCATCATCGCCTACGGCGTGTTCGAGAGCTGGCAGCCTCTCAGCGCTGGGCCGCCGGCCGAGATTGCCGCACAAGTCGCCGCTCAGGCGCAGGAGGGCTGA
- a CDS encoding cell division protein CrgA: MARTKSSKPAPVVDNRSGEDAPNAVWFKPVMFGFMLLGLVWIIVFYVSQGAWPVAALGSWNILVGFGIAFIGFLMTTRWR; encoded by the coding sequence ATGGCACGCACGAAATCATCGAAGCCCGCACCTGTGGTTGACAACCGTTCCGGTGAAGACGCCCCGAACGCGGTCTGGTTCAAGCCCGTGATGTTCGGCTTCATGCTGCTCGGGCTGGTGTGGATCATCGTCTTCTACGTCAGCCAGGGCGCCTGGCCCGTCGCCGCGCTCGGTTCGTGGAACATCCTGGTTGGCTTCGGCATCGCCTTCATCGGCTTCCTCATGACGACCCGCTGGCGCTGA
- a CDS encoding rhomboid family intramembrane serine protease, translating to MREQRASAPRTKSALLTRMTGRGAPVVTYSLIGITLLVFVLQVLPVIGSQVTGALWYAGVYSHPGSFEPWRMITSMFVHSTGFIFHVLLNMYTLWIFGQLLEQLLGRWRFLALYLIGGFAGSVGVLLLSDPLTPVVGASGAIFALMGAFLVIQRRLGGNATQLLVLVGINLVIGFIPGMNIAWQAHLGGLIGGAVVGLIFVETRKRDQQKLQIVLLVAFSLVLVLLSLRYFFFPLF from the coding sequence ATGCGTGAGCAGCGGGCATCGGCGCCCCGCACCAAGTCGGCGCTGTTGACCCGGATGACGGGACGCGGCGCACCGGTTGTGACATACAGCCTCATCGGCATCACCCTGCTCGTCTTCGTGCTGCAGGTCCTGCCCGTCATCGGCAGCCAGGTGACCGGCGCGCTCTGGTACGCCGGCGTGTACTCGCACCCGGGATCGTTCGAGCCGTGGCGCATGATCACGTCGATGTTCGTGCACTCGACCGGCTTCATCTTCCACGTGCTGCTCAACATGTACACGCTGTGGATCTTCGGGCAGTTGCTCGAACAGCTGCTCGGGCGCTGGCGGTTCCTCGCGCTCTACCTGATCGGCGGATTCGCCGGATCGGTCGGCGTTCTGCTGCTGAGTGACCCCCTCACCCCTGTGGTCGGGGCCTCCGGCGCCATCTTCGCTCTGATGGGTGCGTTCCTCGTTATTCAGCGGCGGCTCGGTGGCAATGCCACGCAGCTGCTGGTGCTGGTCGGCATCAACCTCGTCATCGGCTTCATCCCCGGCATGAACATCGCATGGCAGGCGCACCTCGGTGGTCTCATCGGTGGTGCCGTCGTCGGACTGATCTTCGTCGAGACGCGCAAGCGCGATCAGCAGAAGCTGCAGATCGTCCTCCTCGTGGCGTTCTCGCTCGTTCTGGTGCTCCTCAGCCTGCGCTATTTCTTCTTCCCGCTGTTCTGA
- a CDS encoding peptidylprolyl isomerase produces the protein MSKHTAVATLNTNYGPIKVNLFGNHAPKTVRNFVGLATGEQEWTHPSTGEKSNTPLYNGVVFHRIIPGFMIQGGDPLGQGIGGPGYQFDDEISPDLDFTQPYMLAMANAGIQGGRGTNGSQFFITTAPTTWLQGKHSIFGAVEDADSRAIVDKLGSVPTDGRDRPLDDVVIESITIEQL, from the coding sequence ATGTCCAAGCACACCGCTGTCGCAACGCTCAACACCAACTACGGCCCGATCAAGGTGAACCTGTTCGGCAACCATGCCCCGAAGACCGTCCGCAACTTCGTCGGACTCGCCACCGGTGAGCAGGAATGGACCCACCCGAGCACGGGCGAGAAGAGCAACACGCCGCTCTACAACGGTGTCGTCTTCCACCGCATCATCCCCGGATTCATGATCCAGGGCGGCGACCCGCTCGGCCAGGGCATCGGCGGCCCCGGCTACCAGTTCGACGATGAGATCAGCCCCGACCTCGACTTCACCCAGCCCTACATGCTGGCCATGGCCAACGCGGGCATCCAGGGCGGTCGCGGAACCAACGGTTCGCAGTTCTTCATCACCACTGCCCCGACCACCTGGCTCCAGGGCAAGCACTCCATCTTCGGCGCCGTCGAAGACGCCGACTCTCGCGCCATCGTCGACAAGCTCGGCTCGGTTCCCACCGACGGCCGTGACCGTCCCCTCGACGACGTCGTCATCGAGAGCATCACCATCGAGCAGCTCTAG